A single window of Motacilla alba alba isolate MOTALB_02 chromosome 12, Motacilla_alba_V1.0_pri, whole genome shotgun sequence DNA harbors:
- the TXNRD3 gene encoding thioredoxin reductase 3, which yields MAPPPGQTRLPDWDGLKLRVRTLIASHRVMIFSKSYCPYCNKVKELFRSLRVEYYALELDVTDDGASIQQVLAELTNQRTVPNVFVNGTHIGGCDATYQAYKDGSLQKLLGDDQITEPYEYDLIIIGGGSGGLACSKEAAALGKKVMVLDYVVPTPLGTSWGLGGTCVNVGCIPKKLMHQAALLGQALQDSRKYGWQYEEQVKHNWETMVEAIQNYIGSLNWGYRVSLREKSVTYLNSYGEFVEPHKIKATNRKGQVTYHTAETFVLATGERPRYLGIPGDKEFCITSDDLFSLPYCPGKTLVVGASYVALECAGFLAGLGLDVTVMVRSILLRGFDQEMAEKVGAYMETHGVKFIRKFVPVQVEQLEQGMPGRLKVTAKSTEGSEILEEEYNTVLLAIGRDACTRNIGLQTIGVKINEKNGKVPVNDEEQTNVPYVYAIGDILDGKLELTPVAIQAGRLLARRLYGGSSKKCDYINVPTTVFTPLEYGSCGYPEEKAIDEYGEQNLEVYHTLFWPLEWTVPGRDNNTCYAKIICNKQDNNRVIGLHVLGPNAGEVTQGFAAAIKCGLTKELLDETIGIHPTCAEVFTTMDITKSSGQDITQKGC from the exons ATGGCGCCGCCGCCGGGACAGACCCGGCTCCCGGACTGGGACGGGCTGAAGCTCCGCGTGCGGACCCTCATCGCCTCCCACCGCGTCATGATCTTCAGCAAGAGCTACTGCCCCTACTGCAACAAG GTGAAGGAACTCTTCAGATCCCTGCGTGTGGAGTACTATGCTCTGGAACTGGATGTAACTG ATGATGGAGCCAGTATTCAGCAAGTATTGGCAGAGCTGACCAACCAGAGGACAGTGCCTAATGTATTTGTGAATGGAACTCACATTGGTGGCTGTGATGCAACATATCAG gCTTATAAGGATGGATCACTGCAGAAACTCCTTGGGGATGACCAAATCACAGAACCCTATGAATATGATCTCATTATTATTGGTGGTGGCTCAGGTGGACTTGCATGTTCTAAG gaagctgctgccttgggaaaGAAAGTAATGGTATTAGATTATGTTGTTCCAACACCTCTTGGAACCTCATGGG GACTTGGTGGCACGTGTGTAAATGTAGGTTGCATTCCCAAGAAGCTGATGCATCAAGCAGCACTTCTGGGTCAGGCACTCCAAGATTCAAGGAAATATGGGTGGCAGTATGAAGAACAAG TTAAACACAACTGGGAGACCATGGTAGAAGCAATTCAGAACTACATTGGTTCTCTAAACTGGGGATATCGAGTGTCTTTGAGAGAGAAGTCTGTGACATACCTCAATTCTTATGGAGAATTCGTGGAACCACACAAAATCAAG GCAACTAACAGAAAGGGACAAGTAACCTATCACACAGCAGAGACTTTTGTGCTGGCTACAGGAGAAAGGCCAAGATACCTGGGTATCCCTGGAGATAAAGAATTCTGCATTACAAG TGATGACCTCTTCTCCCTGCCTTACTGCCCTGGCAAGACTCTGGTTGTGGGTGCTTCCTACGTGGCTCTGGAGTGTGCAGGGTTTCTGGCTGGCCTGGGTCTGGATGTCACTGTCATGGTGCGTTCCATTCTTCTGCGGGGTTTTGACcaagaaatggcagaaaaagTCGGTGCCTACATGGAAACACACGGCGTGAAGTTCATCAGGAAGTTTGTACCTGTTCAG GTTGAGCAGCTGGAACAAGGAATGCCAGGAAGACTGAAAGTGACAGCAAAGTCTACTGAGGGATCAGAGATCCTTGAAGAAGAATATAACACT gTTTTGCTAGCCATTGGTCGTGATGCATGTACCAGGAATATTGGTTTACAGACAATCGGGGTCAAAATCAATGAGAA gaatGGGAAAGTCCCTGTAAATGATGAAGAACAAACCAATGTGCCTTATGTTTATGCCATTGGGGATATCTTGGATGGAAAGCTTGAACTTACTCCAGTTGCCATTCAGGCAGGGAGACTGCTGGCACGAAGGCTCTATGGAGGTAGTTCCAAAAAG tgtgaCTATATCAATGTACCAACAACAGTGTTTACCCCTTTAGAGTATGGCAGCTGTGGGTATCCTGAAGAAAAAGCCATAGATGAATATGGAGAGCAAAACTTGGAG GTTTATCACACTTTGTTCTGGCCACTTGAATGGACAGTGCCGGGCAGAGATAACAATACCTGTTATGCAAAGATTATCTGCAACAAACAGGACAAC AATCGTGTGATAGGACTGCATGTTCTTGGACCCAATGCTGGTGAAGTTACCCAAGGTTTTGCTGCTGCAATCAAATGTGGTCTCACCAAAGAATTACTTGATGAAACAATTGGTATCCATCCTACTTGTGCAGAG GTGTTCACCACAATGGATATTACCAAATCTTCTGGGCAGGACATCACTCAAAAGGGCTGCTGA